In Balaenoptera musculus isolate JJ_BM4_2016_0621 chromosome 19, mBalMus1.pri.v3, whole genome shotgun sequence, one genomic interval encodes:
- the MAP3K10 gene encoding mitogen-activated protein kinase kinase kinase 10 isoform X2, translating into MEEEEWGAAKEWGTTPAGPVWTAVFDYEAAGDEELTLRRGDRVQVLSQDCAVSGDEGWWTGQLPSGRVGVFPSNYVAPGTPAAPADLQLPQEIPFHQLQLEEIIGVGGFGKVYRALWHGEEVAVKAARLDPERDPAVTAEQVRQEARLFGALQHPNIIALRGACLSPPHLCLVMEYARGGALSRVLAGRRVPPHVLVNWAVQVARGMNYLHNDAPVPIIHRDLKSINILILEAIENHNLADTVLKITDFGLAREWHKTTKMSAAGTYAWMAPEVIRLSLFSKSSDVWSFGVLLWELLTGEVPYREIDALAVAYGVAMNKLTLPIPSTCPEPFARLLEECWDPDPHGRPDFGSILKQLEVIEQSALFQMPLESFHSLQEDWKLEIQHMFDDLRTKEKELRSREEELLRAAQEQRFQEEQLRRREQELAEREMDIVERELHLLMCQLSQEKPRVRKRKGNFKRSRLLKLREGSSHISLPSGFEHKITVQASPTLDKRKGSDGVSPPASPSIIPRLRAIRLTPVDGGGGSSSGSSSGGSGTWGRNSGPPKKEELVGGKKKGRTWGPSSTLQKERAGGEERLKALGEGSKQWSSSAPNLGKSPKHTPITPGFASLNEMGPRGAGRGARRLELRESSPVTALSRLQRSSRRRTEAAACPPRPTPPRPTSRCRCPASPPPGRGRRGSQRRPPGPGTAPGGAASSRCWAAPRCWAPWAWAPTWPRCARPTARSSGAGSMASSSPAAAASRGASAHPRAPRAAAMTRPPARAWRPRPPSCRCRPCPTATPRVRCCAPTATRPRRPRPPRRPPHPRPRPRPALTPWWTWSWRASRRTPASHSRPPTSRPRTL; encoded by the exons atggaggaggaggagtggggggcGGCCAAGGAGTGGGGCACGACCCCCGCGGGGCCCGTCTGGACAGCAGTGTTCGACTACGAGGCGGCGGGCGACGAGGAGCTGACCCTGCGGAGGGGCGACCGCGTCCAGGTGCTTTCCCAGGACTGTGCCGTATCGGGCGACGAGGGCTGGTGGACCGGGCAGCTACCCAGCGGCCGTGTGGGCGTCTTCCCCAGCAACTACGTGGCCCCCGGCACCCCCGCCGCGCCCGCGGAcctccagctgccccaggagATCCCCTTCCACCAGCTGCAGCTGGAGGAGATCATCGGTGTAGGGGGCTTTGGCAAGGTCTATCGGGCCCTGTGGCATGGCGAGGAGGTGGCGGTCAAGGCCGCCCGGCTGGACCCTGAACGGGACCCGGCAGTGACAGCAGAGCAGGTGCGCCAGGAGGCCCGGCTCTTTGGAGCCCTGCAGCACCCCAACATCATTGCCCTCAGGGGCGCCTGCCTCAGCCCCCCACACCTCTGCCTGGTGATGGAGTATGCCAGGGGGGGCGCACTGAGCAGGGTGCTGGCAGGGCGCCGGGTGCCCCCTCACGTGCTGGTCAACTGGGCTGTACAGGTGGCCCGGGGCATGAACTACCTACACAATGATGCCCCTGTGCCCATCATCCACCGGGACCTCAAGTCCATCAACA TTCTAATTCTGGAGGCCATTGAGAACCACAACCTCGCAGATACGGTGCTCAAAATCACGGACTTCGGCCTCGCCCGTGAGTGGCACAAGACCACCAAAATGAGCGCTGCGGGGACTTACGCCTGGATGGCTCCGGAGGTTATccgtctctccctcttctccaaaAGCAGTGACGTCTGGAG CTTCGGAGTTCTGCTCTGGGAGCTGCTGACGGGTGAGGTCCCCTACCGTGAAATCGACGCCTTGGCCGTGGCATATGGTGTGGCTATGAACAAGCTGACTCTGCCCATTCCCTCCACATGCCCCGAGCCCTTTGCCCGCCTACTGGAGG aatgCTGGGACCCAGACCCCCACGGGCGGCCAGATTTCGGCAGCATCTTGAAGCAACTTGAAGTCATCGAACAGTCAGCCCTGTTCCAGATGCCTCTGGAGTCTTTCCACTCGCTGCAGGAAGACTGGAAGCTGGAGATTCAACACATGTTCGATGACCTCCGGACCAAGGAGAAG GAGCTCCGTAGCCGCGAGGAGGAGCTGCTGCGGGCGGCGCAGGAGCAGCGGTTCCAGGAAGAGCAGCTGCGGCGGCGCGAGCAGGAGCTGGCCGAGCGCGAGATGGACATCGTGGAGCGGGAGCTGCACCTGCTCATGTGCCAGCTGAGCCAGGAGAAGCCCAGGGTCCGCAAACGCAAGGGCAACTTCAAGCGCAGCCGCCTGCTCAAGCTGCGAGAAGGCAGCAGCCACATCAGCCTGCCCTCCG GCTTTGAACATAAGATCACGGTCCAGGCCTCTCCAACCCTGGACAAACGGAAAGGCTCAGATGGGGTCAGCCCGCCCGCGAGCCCCAGCATCATCCCCCGGCTGAGGGCCATTCGCC TGACTCCTGTGGATGGTGGTGGAGGtagcagcagtggcagcagcagtggTGGCAGTGGGACGTGGGGCCGCAACAGTGGACCCCCAAAGAAGGAAGAACTGGTTGGGGGCAAGAAGAAGGGCCGGACCTGGGGGCCCAGCTCCACGCTGCAGAAGGAGcgggctggaggagaggagag GCTGAAGGCCCTGGGAGAAGGAAGCAAACAGTGGTCGTCAAGTGCCCCCAACCTGGGCAAATCCCCCAAACACACTCCCATCACCCCAGGCTTTGCTAGCCTCAATGAGATGG GTCCGAGGGGGGCGGGCCGAGGGGCCAGGCGCCTAGAGTTAAGGGAGTCGAGTCCGGTGACGGCCCTCTCCCGGTTGCAGAGGAGTTCGCGGAGGCGGACGGAGGCAGCAGCGTGCCCCCCTCGCCCTACACCACCCCGTCCTACCTCACGGTGCCGCTGCCCAGCCAGCCCTCCCCCGGGGCGCGGGCGCCGTGGGAGCCAACGCCGCCCGCCCGGCCCGGGCACGGCTCCCGGCGGCGCTGCGAGCTCGCGCTGCTGGGCTGCGCCACGCTGCTGGGCGCCGTGGGCCTGGGCGCCGACGTGGCCGAGGTGCGCTCGGCCAACGGCGAGGAGCAGCGGAGCTGGCTCGATGGCCTCTTCTTCCCCCGCGGCGGCCGCTTCCCGCGGGGCCTCAGCCCACCCGCGCGCTCCCCGAGCCGCCGCGATGACGCGGCCCCCGGCCCGGGCCTGGCGCCCTCGGCCACCCTCGTGTCGCTGTCGTCCGTGTCCGACTGCAACTCCACGCGTTCGCTGCTGCGCTCCGACAGCGACGAGGCCGCGCCGGCCGCGCCCTCCCCGCCGCCCTCCCcacccgcgcccgcgcccgcgcccagCACTAACCCCCTGGTGGACCTGGAGCTGGAGAGCTTCAAGAAGGACCCCCGCCAGTCACTCACGCCCACCCACGTCACGGCCGCGCACGCTGTGA
- the MAP3K10 gene encoding mitogen-activated protein kinase kinase kinase 10 isoform X1 — protein MEEEEWGAAKEWGTTPAGPVWTAVFDYEAAGDEELTLRRGDRVQVLSQDCAVSGDEGWWTGQLPSGRVGVFPSNYVAPGTPAAPADLQLPQEIPFHQLQLEEIIGVGGFGKVYRALWHGEEVAVKAARLDPERDPAVTAEQVRQEARLFGALQHPNIIALRGACLSPPHLCLVMEYARGGALSRVLAGRRVPPHVLVNWAVQVARGMNYLHNDAPVPIIHRDLKSINILILEAIENHNLADTVLKITDFGLAREWHKTTKMSAAGTYAWMAPEVIRLSLFSKSSDVWSFGVLLWELLTGEVPYREIDALAVAYGVAMNKLTLPIPSTCPEPFARLLEECWDPDPHGRPDFGSILKQLEVIEQSALFQMPLESFHSLQEDWKLEIQHMFDDLRTKEKELRSREEELLRAAQEQRFQEEQLRRREQELAEREMDIVERELHLLMCQLSQEKPRVRKRKGNFKRSRLLKLREGSSHISLPSGFEHKITVQASPTLDKRKGSDGVSPPASPSIIPRLRAIRLTPVDGGGGSSSGSSSGGSGTWGRNSGPPKKEELVGGKKKGRTWGPSSTLQKERAGGEERLKALGEGSKQWSSSAPNLGKSPKHTPITPGFASLNEMEEFAEADGGSSVPPSPYTTPSYLTVPLPSQPSPGARAPWEPTPPARPGHGSRRRCELALLGCATLLGAVGLGADVAEVRSANGEEQRSWLDGLFFPRGGRFPRGLSPPARSPSRRDDAAPGPGLAPSATLVSLSSVSDCNSTRSLLRSDSDEAAPAAPSPPPSPPAPAPAPSTNPLVDLELESFKKDPRQSLTPTHVTAAHAVSRGHRRTPSDGALGQRGAPEPTGPGPGPRDPLDFPRLPDPQGLFPTRRRPPEFPGRPTTLTFAPRPRPAASRPRLDPWKLVSFGQTLSISPPSRPDTPESPGPPSMQPTLLDMDMEGQSQDSTVPLCGAHGSC, from the exons atggaggaggaggagtggggggcGGCCAAGGAGTGGGGCACGACCCCCGCGGGGCCCGTCTGGACAGCAGTGTTCGACTACGAGGCGGCGGGCGACGAGGAGCTGACCCTGCGGAGGGGCGACCGCGTCCAGGTGCTTTCCCAGGACTGTGCCGTATCGGGCGACGAGGGCTGGTGGACCGGGCAGCTACCCAGCGGCCGTGTGGGCGTCTTCCCCAGCAACTACGTGGCCCCCGGCACCCCCGCCGCGCCCGCGGAcctccagctgccccaggagATCCCCTTCCACCAGCTGCAGCTGGAGGAGATCATCGGTGTAGGGGGCTTTGGCAAGGTCTATCGGGCCCTGTGGCATGGCGAGGAGGTGGCGGTCAAGGCCGCCCGGCTGGACCCTGAACGGGACCCGGCAGTGACAGCAGAGCAGGTGCGCCAGGAGGCCCGGCTCTTTGGAGCCCTGCAGCACCCCAACATCATTGCCCTCAGGGGCGCCTGCCTCAGCCCCCCACACCTCTGCCTGGTGATGGAGTATGCCAGGGGGGGCGCACTGAGCAGGGTGCTGGCAGGGCGCCGGGTGCCCCCTCACGTGCTGGTCAACTGGGCTGTACAGGTGGCCCGGGGCATGAACTACCTACACAATGATGCCCCTGTGCCCATCATCCACCGGGACCTCAAGTCCATCAACA TTCTAATTCTGGAGGCCATTGAGAACCACAACCTCGCAGATACGGTGCTCAAAATCACGGACTTCGGCCTCGCCCGTGAGTGGCACAAGACCACCAAAATGAGCGCTGCGGGGACTTACGCCTGGATGGCTCCGGAGGTTATccgtctctccctcttctccaaaAGCAGTGACGTCTGGAG CTTCGGAGTTCTGCTCTGGGAGCTGCTGACGGGTGAGGTCCCCTACCGTGAAATCGACGCCTTGGCCGTGGCATATGGTGTGGCTATGAACAAGCTGACTCTGCCCATTCCCTCCACATGCCCCGAGCCCTTTGCCCGCCTACTGGAGG aatgCTGGGACCCAGACCCCCACGGGCGGCCAGATTTCGGCAGCATCTTGAAGCAACTTGAAGTCATCGAACAGTCAGCCCTGTTCCAGATGCCTCTGGAGTCTTTCCACTCGCTGCAGGAAGACTGGAAGCTGGAGATTCAACACATGTTCGATGACCTCCGGACCAAGGAGAAG GAGCTCCGTAGCCGCGAGGAGGAGCTGCTGCGGGCGGCGCAGGAGCAGCGGTTCCAGGAAGAGCAGCTGCGGCGGCGCGAGCAGGAGCTGGCCGAGCGCGAGATGGACATCGTGGAGCGGGAGCTGCACCTGCTCATGTGCCAGCTGAGCCAGGAGAAGCCCAGGGTCCGCAAACGCAAGGGCAACTTCAAGCGCAGCCGCCTGCTCAAGCTGCGAGAAGGCAGCAGCCACATCAGCCTGCCCTCCG GCTTTGAACATAAGATCACGGTCCAGGCCTCTCCAACCCTGGACAAACGGAAAGGCTCAGATGGGGTCAGCCCGCCCGCGAGCCCCAGCATCATCCCCCGGCTGAGGGCCATTCGCC TGACTCCTGTGGATGGTGGTGGAGGtagcagcagtggcagcagcagtggTGGCAGTGGGACGTGGGGCCGCAACAGTGGACCCCCAAAGAAGGAAGAACTGGTTGGGGGCAAGAAGAAGGGCCGGACCTGGGGGCCCAGCTCCACGCTGCAGAAGGAGcgggctggaggagaggagag GCTGAAGGCCCTGGGAGAAGGAAGCAAACAGTGGTCGTCAAGTGCCCCCAACCTGGGCAAATCCCCCAAACACACTCCCATCACCCCAGGCTTTGCTAGCCTCAATGAGATGG AGGAGTTCGCGGAGGCGGACGGAGGCAGCAGCGTGCCCCCCTCGCCCTACACCACCCCGTCCTACCTCACGGTGCCGCTGCCCAGCCAGCCCTCCCCCGGGGCGCGGGCGCCGTGGGAGCCAACGCCGCCCGCCCGGCCCGGGCACGGCTCCCGGCGGCGCTGCGAGCTCGCGCTGCTGGGCTGCGCCACGCTGCTGGGCGCCGTGGGCCTGGGCGCCGACGTGGCCGAGGTGCGCTCGGCCAACGGCGAGGAGCAGCGGAGCTGGCTCGATGGCCTCTTCTTCCCCCGCGGCGGCCGCTTCCCGCGGGGCCTCAGCCCACCCGCGCGCTCCCCGAGCCGCCGCGATGACGCGGCCCCCGGCCCGGGCCTGGCGCCCTCGGCCACCCTCGTGTCGCTGTCGTCCGTGTCCGACTGCAACTCCACGCGTTCGCTGCTGCGCTCCGACAGCGACGAGGCCGCGCCGGCCGCGCCCTCCCCGCCGCCCTCCCcacccgcgcccgcgcccgcgcccagCACTAACCCCCTGGTGGACCTGGAGCTGGAGAGCTTCAAGAAGGACCCCCGCCAGTCACTCACGCCCACCCACGTCACGGCCGCGCACGCTGTGAGCCGCGGGCACCGGAGGACGCCGTCAGACGGGGCGCTGGGGCAGCGGGGGGCGCCCGAGCCCACCGGCCCTGGCCCTG GCCCTCGAGATCCTCTGGACTTCCCCCGCCTGCCCGACCCCCAGGGCCTGTTTCCCACCCGCCGTCGGCCCCCCGAGTTCCCTGGCCGCCCCACCACCCTGACCTTCGCCCCACGACCCCGGCCAGCCGCCAGCCGTCCCCGCCTGGACCCCTGGAAACTGGTCTCCTTTGGCCAGACACTCAGCATCTCTCCTCCCAGCAGGCCGGACACTCCGGAGAGCCCCGGGCCCCCCAGCATGCAGCCCACGCTGCTTGACATGGATAtggaggggcagagccaggacagcACAGTGCCCCTGTGCGGGGCCCACGGCTCCTGCTGA